A window of the Nitrospiraceae bacterium genome harbors these coding sequences:
- a CDS encoding phosphatidylserine decarboxylase family protein produces the protein MADRAVGVPIAKEGFPFVGGLGAATAAAALVDWTVPTLLFGGFTLFTAWFFRNPSRTIPQDPNAVVAPGDGKVIAIEEEFEPRYLKEKSIRLTIFLNVFDVHINRIPCEGTVEGVVYQPGQFLVASKPEATLRNEQNAVMLKTPSGTKVLCVQVAGLIARRIISWVGQGDRVERGERYGLIRFGSRMDTFLPLGTKVRVAVGDRVKGGETIVGELQ, from the coding sequence ATGGCTGATCGTGCCGTCGGGGTGCCCATTGCAAAAGAGGGGTTTCCATTCGTCGGTGGGCTTGGAGCGGCCACGGCGGCTGCTGCGTTGGTCGACTGGACCGTTCCCACTCTCTTGTTCGGCGGGTTCACGCTGTTTACAGCATGGTTTTTCCGAAACCCATCCAGAACGATTCCCCAGGATCCCAATGCGGTCGTGGCGCCGGGCGACGGCAAGGTCATCGCGATCGAGGAGGAGTTCGAGCCTCGATATCTGAAGGAAAAGAGCATCAGGCTCACGATCTTCCTGAACGTCTTTGACGTGCACATCAATCGAATTCCTTGCGAGGGAACGGTCGAAGGGGTCGTGTATCAGCCGGGGCAATTCCTCGTGGCGAGCAAGCCGGAAGCGACGCTTCGAAACGAGCAGAATGCGGTCATGCTCAAGACGCCGTCCGGCACGAAGGTGTTGTGCGTGCAGGTGGCTGGATTGATTGCCCGCAGGATCATCAGCTGGGTCGGCCAAGGGGATCGTGTCGAGCGTGGGGAACGGTATGGTCTGATTCGCTTCGGGTCTCGAATGGATACGTTTTTGCCGCTCGGGACGAAAGTCCGTGTGGCGGTTGGGGACCGGGTTAAGGGCGGAGAAACCATTGTGGGGGAACTCCAATGA